Proteins co-encoded in one Candidatus Thiodictyon syntrophicum genomic window:
- a CDS encoding restriction endonuclease subunit S: protein MTTLPLGELMTHRSEFVPIDDLTTYMRCRVQINGRGVVLRDRVEGALLKTKIQQVCRAGEFLVAEIDAKLGGFGVVPSELAGAIVSSHYFLFDINPDLLDGRYLAWFSKTAGLAEQVSAHGSTNYSAVRPHHVLTYEIPVPPTLSDQQRIIAAIESIAARLAVVRHLRQGVLDDGKALLRSVFHRLIQGAPYRPLAAVAPIVRRPVEIDPDSTYEEIGIRSFHKGTFFKCNSPGSDISHKSMFEMVPGDLVFSNIMAWEGGIAVVRPEDRGRIGVHRFITCVPHPDIADPHFLWFYFQTGEGFAKIVSASPATIARNRTLSVKKLETIEVPVPSLEKQQDFAALQQRIAAIHQAQAANQSELDALLPAVLDKAFKGEL, encoded by the coding sequence ATGACAACCCTGCCGCTAGGTGAATTAATGACTCACCGGAGCGAATTCGTACCAATCGATGATCTGACAACCTATATGCGGTGCCGCGTGCAGATCAACGGCCGTGGCGTAGTACTTCGGGATAGGGTGGAGGGGGCGCTGTTGAAGACGAAGATTCAGCAGGTCTGCCGGGCTGGTGAATTCTTGGTTGCTGAAATTGATGCGAAACTAGGTGGCTTTGGAGTCGTACCGAGCGAACTGGCCGGCGCAATCGTGAGTAGCCATTACTTCCTGTTTGATATTAATCCGGATCTCTTGGATGGGCGTTACCTGGCGTGGTTTTCCAAGACTGCCGGTCTTGCAGAGCAGGTTTCGGCCCACGGGTCGACAAATTATTCCGCTGTTCGCCCTCATCACGTCTTAACTTACGAGATACCCGTTCCGCCGACTTTATCTGACCAGCAACGGATCATTGCAGCGATTGAATCCATCGCTGCCCGACTTGCAGTGGTCCGGCACCTCCGTCAAGGGGTTCTGGACGATGGCAAAGCGCTGTTGCGCAGTGTCTTTCACCGCCTGATCCAAGGCGCCCCCTATCGCCCGCTCGCCGCTGTCGCCCCCATTGTCCGCCGTCCGGTCGAGATCGATCCGGACTCAACCTACGAGGAAATCGGCATCCGCTCTTTTCACAAAGGGACCTTCTTCAAGTGCAATTCGCCGGGCTCTGATATCAGCCACAAAAGTATGTTTGAGATGGTGCCCGGCGACCTTGTATTCAGTAATATCATGGCCTGGGAGGGGGGCATCGCGGTGGTCCGCCCGGAGGATCGTGGGCGTATCGGCGTCCATCGCTTCATCACCTGCGTACCTCACCCTGATATCGCCGATCCGCACTTTCTTTGGTTCTATTTTCAAACGGGGGAGGGCTTTGCAAAGATCGTTTCAGCCTCGCCCGCCACCATCGCCCGCAACCGTACCTTAAGTGTCAAGAAGCTGGAGACGATCGAGGTGCCAGTCCCTTCGTTGGAAAAGCAGCAGGACTTCGCCGCCCTGCAACAGAGAATCGCCGCGATCCATCAGGCCCAAGCCGCCAACCAATCCGAACTCGACGCGCTGCTCCCCGCCGTCCTCGACAAGGCCTTCAAGGGCGAGCTATGA
- a CDS encoding HsdM family class I SAM-dependent methyltransferase, whose product MSPKKSAAPQTTAQQLAAIIKSARNTMRKDKGLNGDLDRLPMLTWIMFLKFLDDMELMRETNAQLAGQPFRPDLAPPYRWRDWGADPTGMTGEDLIAFVNNDEAMRPNGSRGAGLFYYLRGLRSAAGADRRDVIGTVFRGMQNRMADGYLLREVINQINRIHFTATQEMHTLSRLYETLLREMRDAAGDSGEFYTPRPAVRFMVQVMDPRLGETVLDPACGTGGFLVEAFSHMQAQCRCVADEKTLQTASIRGGEAKSLPYLLAQMNLLLHGLDHPQIDPGNSLRIPLRDITDQDRVDLILTNVPFGGEEDRGILGNFPKDRQTAETALLFLQLIMRRIKRPGAGKDRGGRAGVIVPNGTLFGDGIAARIKEDLLKHYNLHTIVRLPEGVFAPYTDIPSNLIFFDRSGPTRDIWYYQVSLPEGKRKFTKTKPMEDGDFADCLAWWSDRAEGPNAWRVSSADVLKYDSEGRLMSVNLDIKNPHSLEALEHREPEELVESILAKENEVLQLLLQMKADLSAAL is encoded by the coding sequence ATGTCCCCCAAGAAGTCCGCCGCACCCCAGACGACCGCCCAACAGCTCGCGGCCATCATCAAGTCCGCCCGCAACACCATGCGCAAGGACAAGGGCTTGAACGGCGACCTCGACCGCCTGCCCATGCTCACCTGGATCATGTTTCTCAAGTTTCTGGACGACATGGAACTGATGCGCGAGACCAACGCCCAACTCGCGGGTCAACCCTTTCGCCCCGATCTGGCGCCCCCCTACCGCTGGCGCGACTGGGGCGCCGACCCGACCGGCATGACCGGCGAGGACCTCATCGCCTTCGTCAATAACGACGAGGCCATGCGCCCCAACGGCAGCCGCGGGGCCGGGCTCTTCTATTACCTGCGCGGACTGCGCAGCGCCGCGGGCGCAGACCGCCGCGACGTGATCGGCACCGTCTTCCGCGGAATGCAGAACCGTATGGCGGACGGCTACCTGCTGCGCGAGGTCATCAACCAGATCAACCGCATCCACTTCACCGCCACGCAGGAGATGCACACCCTAAGCCGGCTCTACGAGACCCTGCTGCGCGAGATGCGCGACGCTGCCGGGGACTCGGGTGAGTTCTATACCCCGCGCCCGGCGGTACGCTTCATGGTCCAGGTGATGGACCCGCGCCTGGGCGAGACGGTACTCGACCCCGCCTGCGGCACCGGCGGCTTCCTGGTGGAGGCGTTCAGCCATATGCAGGCACAGTGCCGCTGCGTGGCCGACGAGAAGACCCTGCAGACCGCCAGTATTCGCGGCGGCGAGGCCAAGTCATTGCCCTATCTGCTGGCGCAGATGAACCTGTTGCTGCACGGGCTCGACCACCCGCAAATCGACCCCGGCAACAGCCTGCGCATCCCACTGCGCGACATTACGGATCAGGACCGGGTGGATCTGATCCTGACCAATGTCCCCTTCGGCGGCGAGGAGGACCGGGGCATCCTCGGCAACTTCCCCAAGGACCGCCAGACGGCGGAGACGGCGCTGCTCTTTCTCCAACTCATCATGCGCCGTATCAAACGCCCCGGGGCGGGCAAGGACCGCGGCGGGCGGGCCGGGGTGATAGTCCCCAACGGCACCCTGTTCGGCGACGGGATCGCGGCCCGCATCAAGGAGGACCTGCTCAAGCACTACAACCTGCACACCATAGTGCGCCTGCCGGAGGGCGTCTTTGCACCCTATACGGACATCCCGTCGAACCTGATCTTTTTCGACCGCTCCGGCCCCACTCGTGACATCTGGTACTACCAAGTTTCCCTGCCGGAGGGTAAGCGCAAATTCACCAAGACCAAGCCCATGGAGGATGGCGATTTTGCCGATTGTCTGGCTTGGTGGAGTGACCGTGCCGAGGGGCCGAATGCCTGGCGGGTCAGCTCGGCGGACGTGCTCAAGTATGATTCGGAGGGACGCCTCATGTCGGTGAATCTGGACATCAAGAATCCGCATAGCCTGGAGGCGTTGGAACATCGGGAGCCGGAGGAGTTGGTGGAATCAATATTGGCAAAGGAAAATGAGGTACTGCAACTGCTTCTGCAAATGAAAGCGGATCTCTCCGCTGCGCTGTGA
- a CDS encoding type II toxin-antitoxin system VapC family toxin gives MAVLLDEADALRYATALSQATELRMAAPTWLETAMIATARCPGDGFQELTAFLAYVGVEVVPVDSALVQIAYEGWARFGKGRHPAKLNYGDCFAYALARQRNEPLLFKGGDFTLTDIQAAIQPTS, from the coding sequence ATGGCCGTGCTGTTGGATGAGGCTGACGCCCTGCGCTACGCCACTGCGCTTAGCCAGGCCACCGAGTTGCGCATGGCGGCACCGACTTGGCTGGAGACCGCAATGATTGCTACCGCCCGGTGTCCCGGCGACGGCTTTCAGGAGTTGACTGCGTTTCTCGCTTACGTTGGGGTTGAGGTCGTTCCGGTCGATTCTGCGTTGGTGCAGATCGCTTACGAGGGCTGGGCGCGCTTCGGAAAAGGTCGGCATCCCGCCAAGCTAAACTACGGTGACTGCTTCGCCTATGCCTTGGCCAGGCAGCGCAACGAGCCCCTCTTGTTCAAGGGCGGTGATTTCACTCTGACCGACATCCAGGCCGCAATCCAGCCGACATCCTGA
- a CDS encoding FitA-like ribbon-helix-helix domain-containing protein: MPDLTIRGVSDELHAWLKHQAQTHRRSVNREAIELLEAMRADRTVVRKRPSPDEILARAKRFASLPVVDTRSSDEILDYDQDGLPRQ; the protein is encoded by the coding sequence ATGCCGGACCTGACGATCCGCGGGGTATCCGACGAGCTTCATGCCTGGCTCAAGCACCAGGCCCAGACACATCGCCGGTCGGTGAATCGCGAAGCGATCGAACTGCTCGAAGCGATGCGCGCCGACCGCACGGTCGTCCGTAAACGTCCATCGCCGGACGAGATCCTGGCGCGGGCGAAGCGCTTCGCGAGTCTGCCCGTAGTCGATACGCGCAGTTCAGACGAGATCCTGGACTACGACCAAGACGGTCTGCCCCGCCAATGA
- the hsdR gene encoding EcoAI/FtnUII family type I restriction enzme subunit R, protein MSLNEADTCRVLVTPRLRAAGWEDPPHLIAEQQTFTDGRIRIVAGKAVRGERKRVDYFLLYTRDFPLAVVESKPEDAPQGTGLQQSKGYAELRDLKFAYATNGHWIIEFDFLTGTESNLSAFPTPDELLARLQAAAGLGDETTRRLLTPSYPVPEKPTRYYQEIAVNRTLRAILLGQRRILLCMATGTGKTLVAFQICWKLWTARWTRDGTARRPRILFLADRNVLVDDPKDKQFAPFGNARWKIEGGRAEQSRQLYFATYQALAGDKTRPGLYRQYPRDFFDLVIVDECHRGSAADESNWREILDWFEPACQLGMTATPQRVENRDTYRYFGNPVYTYSLRQGIDDGFLAPYRVHRVVTELDATGWRPSRAEVDRYGREIPDELYETRDFERIIALKARTEAIARHLTDFLRRTDRWAKTIVFCVDQEHAAAMRQALTNLNRDLVAVHPHYVERVTDDEGEAGRGFLSNFQDPEQTTPVILTTSQMLTTGVDVPTCRNVVLVRVINRLTEFKQIIGRGTRLREDYGKSWFNIIDYTGSATARFADPDFDGYPDEIDLIEIDGQGSETGTETIDPGGEKEPQAGETAGAAEAGGAVEGPGQGGIEEPPARKYYVDGGSVKIIGHVVYELDGDGRQLRVIQYTDYTAAQIRTLFRTAEALSADWADPVTREELLARLERVGIRFADLAEAAGTPEADPLDLLCHLAFQRPLRTRRERAEHLRRNCPDFFDQHSAAARGILEALLDQYTDHGPDEFQIAHALKHRTIAAQGNAMEIADLFGGPLAMRQSVNRLQALLYADVGVA, encoded by the coding sequence ATGTCCCTCAACGAAGCCGATACTTGCCGGGTCCTGGTGACCCCCAGGCTGCGTGCGGCGGGGTGGGAAGACCCGCCCCATCTGATCGCGGAACAACAGACCTTCACCGACGGCCGCATTCGCATCGTCGCCGGCAAGGCGGTCCGCGGCGAGCGCAAGCGTGTCGATTACTTCCTCCTCTATACCCGGGATTTTCCCCTGGCCGTGGTGGAGTCCAAGCCCGAGGACGCGCCCCAGGGCACCGGCTTGCAGCAGTCCAAGGGCTATGCGGAGCTGCGGGACCTGAAGTTTGCCTATGCCACCAACGGCCACTGGATCATCGAGTTCGACTTCCTGACCGGCACCGAGTCGAATCTCAGCGCCTTCCCCACGCCCGATGAATTGCTCGCCCGACTCCAGGCCGCCGCGGGTCTGGGGGACGAGACCACCCGGCGCCTCCTGACCCCCTCTTATCCGGTCCCCGAGAAGCCGACTCGCTACTACCAGGAGATCGCCGTCAACCGCACCCTGCGGGCGATCCTGCTGGGCCAGCGGCGCATCCTGCTGTGCATGGCCACCGGCACCGGCAAGACCCTGGTCGCCTTCCAGATCTGCTGGAAGCTCTGGACCGCCCGCTGGACCCGCGACGGTACGGCGCGCAGGCCCCGCATCCTGTTCCTGGCCGACCGCAACGTCCTGGTGGACGACCCCAAGGACAAGCAATTCGCCCCCTTCGGCAATGCCCGCTGGAAGATCGAGGGCGGCCGTGCCGAACAGAGTCGGCAGTTGTATTTCGCCACCTACCAGGCGCTGGCCGGGGACAAGACCCGCCCCGGGCTCTATCGCCAGTATCCACGGGACTTTTTCGACCTGGTCATCGTCGATGAGTGTCACCGCGGCAGCGCCGCCGATGAGAGCAATTGGCGCGAGATCCTGGACTGGTTCGAGCCCGCCTGTCAGCTCGGTATGACCGCGACGCCGCAGCGGGTGGAGAACCGCGACACCTATCGCTATTTCGGCAACCCCGTCTACACCTACAGCCTGCGCCAAGGCATCGACGACGGCTTTCTCGCCCCCTATCGGGTCCACCGGGTGGTGACCGAACTGGATGCCACCGGCTGGCGCCCGAGCCGGGCCGAGGTCGACCGCTATGGACGCGAGATCCCCGACGAGTTGTACGAGACCAGGGACTTCGAGCGCATCATCGCGCTGAAGGCCCGTACCGAGGCCATCGCCAGACACCTGACCGACTTCCTGCGGCGTACCGATCGCTGGGCCAAGACCATCGTCTTCTGTGTCGATCAGGAGCACGCCGCGGCCATGCGCCAAGCCCTGACCAATCTGAACCGGGACCTGGTCGCCGTGCACCCGCACTATGTGGAGCGCGTCACCGACGACGAGGGCGAGGCGGGCCGGGGATTTCTGAGCAACTTCCAGGACCCGGAACAGACCACCCCGGTCATCCTGACGACCTCGCAGATGCTCACTACCGGGGTCGATGTCCCCACCTGCAGGAACGTGGTCCTGGTGCGGGTGATCAATCGGCTGACCGAATTCAAGCAGATCATCGGGCGGGGCACCCGGCTGCGCGAGGACTACGGCAAGTCCTGGTTCAATATCATCGACTATACCGGCTCGGCCACGGCCCGGTTCGCGGACCCGGACTTCGACGGCTACCCGGATGAGATCGACCTGATTGAGATCGACGGGCAGGGGAGCGAGACCGGTACCGAGACCATCGACCCGGGTGGCGAGAAAGAGCCCCAAGCGGGCGAGACGGCGGGCGCGGCAGAGGCCGGCGGCGCCGTCGAGGGCCCGGGCCAAGGCGGGATAGAGGAACCGCCGGCCCGCAAATACTATGTCGATGGCGGCAGCGTGAAGATCATCGGGCATGTGGTCTATGAATTGGACGGCGACGGGCGGCAGTTGCGGGTCATTCAATATACCGACTACACCGCGGCCCAGATCCGCACCCTGTTCCGCACTGCGGAGGCCCTGAGCGCCGACTGGGCCGATCCGGTCACGCGCGAGGAATTGCTGGCGCGCCTGGAACGGGTCGGCATCCGCTTCGCGGACCTGGCCGAGGCCGCCGGCACCCCTGAGGCCGACCCCCTGGACCTTCTCTGTCACCTCGCCTTCCAGCGCCCGCTGCGCACCCGCCGGGAGCGGGCCGAGCACCTGCGCCGCAATTGCCCCGATTTCTTCGACCAGCACAGCGCCGCCGCCCGCGGTATCCTCGAGGCCCTGCTCGACCAATACACCGATCACGGCCCGGACGAGTTTCAGATCGCCCACGCGCTGAAGCATCGAACCATCGCCGCTCAAGGTAACGCCATGGAGATCGCCGACCTCTTCGGCGGACCGCTGGCCATGCGGCAGAGCGTGAATCGGCTTCAGGCGCTTCTGTATGCCGATGTCGGCGTAGCATGA
- a CDS encoding tyrosine-type recombinase/integrase — MKDGTWGAGPTFATRKVETVGDLFVVVRDRFWSTTHSAGHLTRNGQFIVDFFGEDTPITGITPARIREFTTSLIQGGNANATVNRKLAALSKMLTVADQEGLILKKPHIDRMKEAEGRMEWWTRDMERAAFDYCDWAGRADLKDFITVSLDTGMRTMETFRIKEQDLDWSMGNGILFVWKSKSGKARSVPLTTRAAEVYRRRLTGANGGRAFRWSVWSMRDQWRGLVAHLEAKGFLGIGSPHTLRHSFCSRLVQKGVPLLEVGKLAGHASMAVTMRYAKLAPNSLTHAISVLEED, encoded by the coding sequence ATGAAGGATGGAACATGGGGTGCCGGGCCTACCTTCGCCACCCGCAAGGTTGAAACCGTTGGTGATCTGTTCGTAGTTGTGCGTGACCGGTTCTGGTCGACCACACATTCGGCCGGACATCTTACCAGGAACGGGCAGTTTATTGTTGACTTTTTCGGGGAGGACACCCCCATAACTGGGATAACTCCGGCAAGAATCCGCGAGTTCACAACCAGCCTTATCCAAGGGGGAAACGCCAACGCAACCGTAAACCGGAAGCTGGCGGCGTTGTCCAAAATGTTGACGGTTGCTGACCAAGAAGGTTTGATCCTGAAGAAACCCCACATCGACCGGATGAAAGAGGCTGAGGGTAGGATGGAATGGTGGACCCGGGATATGGAACGGGCGGCGTTCGATTACTGCGACTGGGCAGGACGGGCCGACCTGAAGGATTTCATTACCGTTAGTCTGGATACCGGGATGCGTACCATGGAAACCTTCCGGATAAAGGAACAAGACCTGGACTGGAGCATGGGTAACGGTATCCTGTTCGTCTGGAAGTCCAAGTCGGGTAAGGCAAGGTCGGTGCCGCTGACCACCCGTGCCGCCGAGGTTTACCGTAGGAGATTGACCGGTGCCAACGGGGGGCGCGCGTTCCGGTGGTCTGTGTGGTCCATGCGTGACCAATGGCGGGGGCTTGTCGCTCACCTGGAAGCCAAGGGTTTCCTGGGCATCGGCTCACCCCATACCCTTCGTCACTCGTTCTGTTCCCGGCTTGTTCAAAAGGGTGTCCCCCTCCTGGAAGTCGGGAAGCTGGCGGGGCACGCTTCCATGGCTGTTACCATGCGCTACGCAAAGCTTGCACCAAACTCACTAACCCACGCGATAAGTGTGCTTGAGGAGGACTAG
- a CDS encoding IS4 family transposase, giving the protein MHASILLHSWLGQWLSCIHLKRLVSLFDMVAACVAGTGLSITSVGRRLPGPTSLKHKIKRADRVIGNPHLYRERTAIYGALCRVTLARIPEPLILIDWSPIKVDQSFQLLRASIAVGGHALTLYEEIHPTCDLGNPKVQERFLHTVAGLLPPGAAPIIIADAGFKVPFFRAVEALGWRWVGRLRGRDYVRLNADWISGKSLFTKATTKPVRLGIGDWVRSNPLPVVMVLVRLPKCGRHDKTASGRIARSRKSRKAARSQREPWLLMATRRLGHLAAKAIVRIYRQRMQIEEGFRDMKNLYFGQGYEANRSHDLKRLSILVMIAALAAFLLFMIGATAERLNLQRGMHASSSKRRVYSLSFLASLILNITKVEIALSEFLAPEEQVAQFHQALLLGE; this is encoded by the coding sequence ATGCACGCGTCGATATTGTTGCACTCTTGGCTCGGTCAGTGGCTGTCATGTATCCACTTAAAACGCTTGGTATCGCTCTTCGACATGGTGGCCGCCTGCGTTGCCGGCACGGGTTTATCCATCACCTCGGTGGGACGGCGCCTGCCAGGCCCGACGTCCTTGAAACACAAGATCAAGCGTGCCGACCGCGTGATCGGCAATCCTCACCTGTATCGCGAGCGCACGGCGATCTACGGCGCCCTGTGCCGGGTGACCCTGGCCCGGATTCCCGAACCGCTGATTCTCATCGACTGGTCGCCTATCAAGGTCGATCAATCCTTTCAACTGTTGCGCGCGTCGATCGCGGTCGGCGGTCACGCCTTGACCCTCTACGAGGAAATTCATCCCACCTGCGACCTCGGCAACCCCAAGGTCCAAGAGCGTTTTCTCCACACCGTGGCGGGCTTGTTGCCGCCTGGTGCCGCACCCATCATCATCGCCGATGCCGGCTTTAAGGTGCCTTTTTTCCGTGCCGTCGAGGCCCTTGGCTGGCGCTGGGTCGGACGCCTGCGGGGGCGCGACTATGTGCGCCTGAACGCCGATTGGATTAGTGGCAAGTCGTTGTTTACGAAAGCAACAACAAAACCCGTTCGGCTCGGCATCGGCGACTGGGTGAGAAGCAACCCATTGCCCGTCGTCATGGTCTTGGTCCGTCTGCCCAAGTGCGGTCGTCATGATAAGACAGCATCCGGGCGCATCGCACGCTCGCGCAAAAGTCGCAAGGCCGCCCGCAGTCAGCGTGAGCCGTGGCTGCTCATGGCGACGCGCCGTTTGGGGCATTTGGCAGCGAAGGCGATCGTGCGCATCTATCGCCAGCGCATGCAGATAGAAGAAGGCTTCCGCGACATGAAGAACCTGTACTTTGGTCAGGGCTACGAGGCCAACCGTTCACACGACCTCAAGCGCCTTTCCATTCTCGTTATGATTGCCGCACTGGCGGCTTTCCTACTCTTTATGATCGGTGCGACGGCGGAGCGATTGAACCTCCAGCGCGGTATGCATGCGAGCAGTTCCAAGCGCCGCGTCTATTCCCTGTCGTTTCTTGCCTCGCTCATTCTGAACATCACGAAAGTGGAGATCGCTCTATCCGAGTTCCTAGCGCCGGAAGAGCAGGTGGCCCAATTCCATCAGGCGCTATTGTTGGGTGAATAA
- a CDS encoding esterase/lipase family protein, protein MTEPTTKRPRPRRLLTLALLSLLAATAAWSWWSEDHPRQERRLRVLVHDQLYDWFPAQMAPDDGWHGLRQRVAAPVPAQALRVLLIHGLDEPGTIWDDLAPALGAAGFEVWEFRYPNDQGIERSADYLAGHWPELPPGPPFALIGHSMGGLVARDFVSRRRHPVGEGAPVDGPAVAGVILVGTPNQGSEWARLRVWLELRDQFTTVEGRRFSLFAALRDGTGEAKIDLRPGSDFLRALNARPWPDAVPTRAIEGRLLAAPPEFAAGLEAAAADTGSAALRRRLAAWWNSIGAGLGDGVVTLESARDPGGGAPLVVNAAHRGLLLRLLPGDPPPPAIAPILDILRQWGAAPLPGVQGFSLGALQG, encoded by the coding sequence ATGACCGAGCCAACAACCAAAAGACCACGCCCGCGCCGCCTCCTGACCCTCGCACTCCTGTCGCTGCTGGCCGCCACCGCCGCCTGGTCCTGGTGGTCGGAGGACCACCCGCGCCAGGAGCGCCGCCTGCGCGTCCTGGTCCACGACCAGTTGTACGACTGGTTTCCGGCGCAGATGGCCCCGGACGACGGCTGGCACGGGCTGCGCCAACGTGTCGCGGCCCCCGTCCCCGCCCAGGCCTTGCGCGTCCTGCTGATTCACGGACTCGACGAACCCGGGACCATCTGGGACGACCTCGCGCCGGCCCTGGGCGCCGCCGGCTTCGAGGTCTGGGAGTTCCGCTACCCCAATGACCAGGGGATCGAGCGCAGCGCCGACTATCTGGCGGGACACTGGCCGGAACTGCCGCCGGGACCCCCGTTCGCCCTGATCGGGCACAGCATGGGCGGCCTGGTCGCCCGCGACTTCGTCTCGCGTCGGCGCCACCCGGTGGGGGAGGGCGCGCCGGTGGACGGCCCCGCGGTCGCCGGTGTCATCCTCGTCGGCACCCCCAACCAGGGGTCCGAGTGGGCGCGGCTGCGCGTCTGGCTGGAGCTGCGCGACCAGTTCACGACCGTCGAGGGGCGCCGCTTCTCGCTCTTTGCCGCGCTGCGCGACGGCACCGGCGAGGCCAAGATCGACCTGCGGCCCGGCAGCGACTTCCTGCGCGCACTCAACGCCCGCCCCTGGCCGGACGCGGTGCCGACCCGCGCGATCGAGGGCCGACTCCTGGCCGCGCCGCCCGAATTCGCCGCGGGGCTCGAGGCCGCCGCCGCCGACACCGGCTCCGCGGCCCTGCGCCGCCGCCTCGCCGCCTGGTGGAACAGCATCGGCGCCGGCCTGGGCGACGGCGTCGTCACCCTGGAGTCCGCCCGCGACCCCGGCGGCGGCGCGCCCCTGGTGGTCAACGCCGCCCATCGCGGCCTGCTCCTGCGCTTGCTGCCCGGCGACCCGCCGCCGCCCGCGATAGCGCCGATCCTCGACATCCTGCGTCAGTGGGGCGCGGCGCCGCTGCCTGGAGTCCAAGGCTTCAGCCTTGGCGCGCTCCAAGGCTGA
- a CDS encoding DUF29 domain-containing protein has product MIRAAAYEQDVIAWANEQARLLRAGQFARLDIEHLAEEIEDVGKSEQRELASRMAVLLAHLLKWQFQPARRSRSWEATIRVQRDGIAHRLRHTPSLKHSLDDPDWWCAAWNDALARAIEETGLSEFPDQCPWPIADILCQDWKPD; this is encoded by the coding sequence ATGATTCGCGCTGCCGCCTATGAGCAGGATGTCATCGCCTGGGCCAACGAACAGGCGCGGTTACTGCGCGCCGGCCAGTTCGCCCGGCTCGATATCGAACACCTGGCCGAGGAGATCGAAGACGTGGGCAAGAGTGAACAGCGCGAACTCGCGAGCCGGATGGCGGTCCTGCTCGCTCATTTGCTCAAATGGCAGTTCCAACCCGCGCGTCGGAGCCGCAGTTGGGAGGCCACGATTCGGGTTCAGCGAGACGGTATTGCCCATCGCCTGCGGCACACCCCAAGCCTGAAGCACAGCCTTGATGACCCCGACTGGTGGTGCGCTGCCTGGAACGATGCGCTGGCGAGGGCGATCGAGGAAACCGGATTGAGTGAATTTCCGGACCAGTGTCCCTGGCCCATCGCCGACATCCTCTGCCAGGATTGGAAACCCGACTAG